The Vibrio fortis DNA segment TGACAGAGCGCGCAGCGATTCATCTTTACAGCAGTTATATGGTGCACAAGCGAGCCAACTGTTGAATAAGTCTGGCTTTAACTTGATTACTACAGAATACCAAGGTCAAGAACTGTTTGTGGCGAGTCTTTATGTTTCGTCAATGGATTGGTTCGTTATTGGTGTGGTGCCAACGTCAGAAGTGTTTGCTGAGCTTGATGCAACGGCACAGAAGATGCTGATCATGACAGTCGTTGTCGCTCTAGCATTTATCTTTATGGGCTTCTTGCTAGCCAATAGCATCACCAAACCAATCAAGCTTCTTTCTGAGCGTTTCACTGATCTGGGTAAGGGCGATGGTGACCTATCACAACGTATTGAAGTGAAAGGTAACGACGAGATTGCACAACTGTCGGCAGGTTTTAATGGTTTCATTGAGAAGATTCACTTGTCGATGAAAGAGGTGTGTGAAACCAGTCAAGCGCTTCAAGTTGCGGCTGAAAGCGTATCAAGTAAAGCGCACATCACACATGACAACAGCCAAGAGCAGCGTGACCAAACCATTCAAGTGGTAGCAGCCATCAACCAGATGGGTATGACCATCAGTGAGATCGCTTCTAACGCAGCAACAGCAGCAGAAACAGCAACACACGCGTCTGATAACACTGAAGTTGGTCGTGAAGTGGTTAACAAAGCGAAAGATGCGATCAGCCGATTGGCACAAGACATCGAGAGCACTGGTCAAGTGATTGAACAGCTAGCGTCAACCACACAAGATATCGGTTCTATTCTGGGTGTGATTCGTGACATCTCTGAGCAGACTAACCTACTGGCACTTAATGCAGCGATTGAAGCGGCGCGTGCTGGTGAACAAGGTCGTGGTTTTGCGGTAGTAGCGGACGAGGTTCGTAACCTAGCAAGCCGTACTGCAGATTCAACGGAAGAGATTCAAAAGATGATCAACCAACTGCAGAGCGATGCTAAAGATGCGGTGACTGCAATGAGCGCTGGTAAGATCATTACGATGGAAGGCGTGACAGCTTCTGATGAAGCGGTTGAAGTGCTAGGCGGTATCTCAGATCGAATCTTAGACATCACAGACCGCAATACTCAGGTAGCTACCGCGACTGAAGAGCAGTCAACCGTGGTTCACACCATCAACCAGAATATTGAAGAGATTAACGCGATCAACGAAGTGACGACTGGAACGGCAGAGCAACTGGCTGATGCTAGCCAAGAATTGCGTTCGCTCTCTTCTCGTCTCGATAAGATGGTTGGCTCATTTAAGCTTTAAGCTTTTAGTTTTAAAATAACTATTTGCGTATCGGCCTTGCCTTGGTTTTCCAGGGCAGGGCCAAAGCACCTAGCATCATTGCCTAGAAATGAGTAAAATTGTCTGAGTATTAATGTTTAGGTAAGAAAAAATCATGAGCGATTTTGAAAAAGAACTTGAGCTAATGTCTCAAGAGATGGGCGACGAGCCAGAAGTGAAACTACCGTCATTAGAAGAGCAAAAGGCTGTTGTTGCGGAGCTTAAGCGTCTAGAAGCGGAAGGTAAACTAACACCAGAAGTACTAGAAGAGCACTTCGGTAAGTTCAACCAAAAGAACACACCAATCCACTAATCTGGTCGGTGCCGGGGCAACTCCTATAAGAATGACAAAGGTCTAGCGAATGCTGGGCCTTTTTTGTATGCGCTGACAGGGCTTTTAGATGGTTTGGAGAAGGGGAGTAGAAGCGCCTTGTAGGTGACTCATTTTGGCCATCTCGCTGGTTTCAATTTAGGCTTGCCTTTAAGACAGAAAAAATCCCTCACGAGGAGGGATTTTGACAGGGCAATTTATTCTTAGAAACAGAGCTCGAATCTATAGTCGAGGCTTACTCTGTACCTTTCTCTACGTACAGACGACGACATGCTTTACCGTCGCTGTGGAATAGGTGACAACGGTGCGCTGGGATACCGATAGCAAGCTTGTCGCCTACTTCAACGTCTAATGTATCTGGTTGACGGAAGATAACGTCAGCATCAGCACTCTCTAGGTTTAGGTAAACTTGAGTTTCGTTACCTAGCTTCTCAACAATCATCACTTCGCCTTCGATGGTTGCATCGCCGTTCTCAGCAGACAGCAAGTGCTCAGGGCGAACACCCAGTGACATACGGTCGCCAACATTGACCGTTGTGCCATCTACAGGAACCCAGAAAGTCATGCCGTTTGAAAGTTGAACCATCACACGCTCAGACTCTACAGCTTCAATGTGTACAGACATGAAGTTCATCTTAGGTGAACCGATGAAGCCTGCAACGAAGCGGTTTTGAGGGTAGTGGTATAGGTCAAGAGGCTTACCTACTTGAGATACGTAACCGCCATCAAGAACAACGATTTTGTCTGCCATCGTCATTGCTTCTACTTGGTCGTGCGTTACGTAAATCATGGTACAACCAAGCTGACGTTGTAGCTTCGTGATTTGAGAACGCATTTGAACACGTAGCGCCGCATCTAGGTTAGATAGAGGCTCATCCAGTAGGAATACGTTTGGTTGAGAAACCAGAGTACGACCGATAGCAACACGCTGACGTTGACCACCAGAAAGCGCTTTTGGTTGACGCTCTAGTAGGTGACCTAGCTGAAGGATTTCAGCGGCATGCTCAACACGTTTGTCGATCTCAGCCTTGTCTGCTTTCGCTAGCTTAAGACCAAAAGACATGTTGTCGTATAGGTTAAGGTGAGGATATAGAGCGTATGATTGGAATACCATGCCCACGCCGCGCTTAGATGGCTCAACGTCGTTCATACGTTCGTCGCCAATGTATAAATCACCTGAAGTGATATCTTCTAGACCTGCGATACAGCGTAATAGTGTCGATTTACCACAACCTGATGGTCCAACGAATACTACAAACTCACCTTCGTTGATCTCTAAGTTTACGTCCTTAGAAATCTGTACATCACCATATGATTTATAAACGTTTTTTAACGTGACACTCGCCATCTAGCTCGTCCTCGATCGATCAAATTTTAAAATTTACTGCTTATCATTATAAGAGATTATTGGGTCAGCAGTAACTGTAGGAATTGGTAAGTATTGAGTGTGTAAGAAAAAACGGGTGTGTTTGGTGGCTTCAACAAATTGTCAATCCAACCAAACACACCCTCATAGCCAAGCAGATGTCTCTTTCCCCCACATCCAGCTAAACCTCCCCCGTGATTCCATCACTGGTTTAGCTTGATGCTTAATTTAAGACAAAAGCGGGCAATGCAAGCCAACAAGTATGTTCGGTCTTTATAAGAGCAACAAACAATTGCCGGTAAAGGGTTCTTACTATCCACTCTTGGATGACTGCAGTTTCGGTGAATCCAAGAAAGAGTACATCCTCCTAATGCAAAATTAACTAGGGGGAGTAGGAGGGGAGGAGTAGATATAAAGGGTGAAAGGGAATAAGCGATCCACTTCAAATAAATTCATTGGATAACGGTGATATTGATCACGGTGCTTACGCGTTTTGTGATTTTGCTCTCTAATCCGACCCGATGGCGATCACGAATTTAAGCCATAATAGCTGGGGCGTAGTGGCTAGGATGATGAGCTTAAGACGGTTTTTTCAGATCATATCTATCGAAAACTGGCTCGTCTTAAATGAATGCGCCCTACGTATAAATATAAAAAGGATATTAACATGAAAAACGCTCTAAGCGCTGTAGCTCTAGGTACAATAGTTGCTCTGGGTTCTTTCGGTGCAAACGCTGCTATCGAAGAAGGTCAACTAACTATCTGGGTAGGTGGTGATAAAGCTTACGAAGGCATGGCAGAAGTAGGTAAACGCTTTGAAGAAGATACAGGCGTAAAAGTTACTGTTGCTTTCCCTGACAAACTAGAAGAGAAGTTCTCTCAAGTTGCAGCTGCAGGTGACGGCCCAGACATGATTTTCTACGCACACGACCGTTTCGGTGGTTTTGCAGAAGCAGGTCTTCTTGTGGATATCAAACCTTCTAAAGAAACAAAAGAAGGCATCGTAGACTTCGCATGGGACGCAGTGTCTTACGAAGGTAAAACAATTGCATACCCAGTAGCGGTTGAGTCAGTTTCTCTAATATACAACAAAGCACTTATCAAAACGCCACCTAAGTCTTGGGAAGAGATCCCAGCACTTAACGCTGAGCTACAAAAAGACGGCAAGAAAGCGATCATGTGGCCTCTACGTGGCGGCGCATACTTCACATGGCCTCTACTTGCTGCTGACGGCGGTTACGCATTCAAGCAAGGCGCTGAAGGCTACGACATCAAAGACGCTGGTGTAGCAACAAAAGGCGTTCAAAAGTCTCTTGGCTTCATCGAGAAGATGGTTAAAGACAAAGTGATCTCTGCTGACATGGACTACTCTGTAGCAGAATCTGAGTTCGTTGCAGGTAACGTTGCAATGACAATCAACGGTCCTTGGGGCTGGGCAAACATCGAGAAATCTGGCGTAGATTACGGTGTTGCAACTCTACCTAAGTTCAACGGTAAAGCATCTAAACCTTTCGTTGGTGTATGGGCTGGTGGTATCAGCACTGCGTCTCCAAACCGTGACCTAGCGGTTGAGTTCATGGAGAACTACCTACTGACTGACGAAGGTCTTAAGAGCCTAAACGACGACAAACCACTAGGTGCTGTAGCGCTTAACTCTTTCCAACGTCAACTAGACAGCGACACTCGTATCGCAGCGACAATGGACAACGCGATGAACGGCGAAATCATGCCTAACATCCCTCAGTTCACAACGTTCTGGTACAGCATGGAAGAGGCAATTGGTAACGTAGTTGACGGTCGTCAAACGGTAGACCAAGCTCTTAAAGCTGCTGAAACACGCATGACTAAATAATATCGACGAAACACCCTTTTAAGGAGGGGGCAACCCCTCCTTACTTTTCTATTTTTATATATCGCTAGCAGGTTCCTCTATGCAGTCAGTTCAAGGTACAGATGCTATTCCAGCACCAACAAGCCTTCCAGGAAGTAAAAGCGTCTTCATTAAGTGGGGATTGCTTGGTAGCGTCGGCTTAATCAATGGCTACGCTACAATCCTAATGTATTCTCGCGGTGAGCTCGCATTCGCGTTGCTTACAGTGATCCTAACGGCTTTAGCTCTTTACGTTTTCGGTAGCAAGAAAACTTACGCACACCGTTACATCTACCCTGGTATTGCCGGAATGATTCTTTTCATTCTCTTCCCTTTGGCATATACCGTCGGTCTTGCGTTCACTAACTACAGTGCAAAAAACCAACTTTCGCTTGAGCGTACTCAAACCGTCCTAATGGACCGTACGTTCCAAAGCGGTGACAGCTTCCCATTCACTCTGTACAAAACAGATAACGGCCACCAAATCGTGGTTAAAGATGGTGAGCAACTTCTCGCGACTGAAGAGTTCTCGTTAGACGGCCTGAACGTCAGCGATATGGATCTGAAAGCGATCGACTCTGCTCAAGGCGAAAAAGAGAAGATCAAAACCATCATCCAAAATCGTACTGCAATCAGTGCTGTAGATTTCCACCTACCATCAGGTGAAGACATCCGCATGAGCGGCCTACGTAAGTTTGCTGCTGTGGTTCCGCTATACACAATGCAAGACGATGGTGAAACGCTATACAACAACGAAACGGGTGAAACTCTAAAGCCAAATATGGAAGTGGGTTTCTACCAGCCAGTTGATGAAAACGGTGCATTCGTTGGTAACACCATCTCTCCGGGCTTCGTAGTTGAAATCGGTACGGCTAACTTTGAGCGTGTTTGGAAAGACGAAGGCATCAAAGAACCGTTTATCAGTATCTTTATTTGGACGGTTGTATTCTCGATTTGTACTGTAGCCTTCACTCTGGCGATTGGTTTGATTCTTGCGAACATCGTACAGTGGGAAGAGCTGAAAGGCCGTGCAGTTTACCGTGTTCTACTGATTCTGCCTTACGCAGTACCAGCGTTTATCTCAATCCTTATCTTTAAAGGTTTGTTCAACCAGAGCTTTGGTGAAATCAACATGGTGCTAGAGAGCATCTTCGGTCTGAAGCCGAACTGGTTCTCTGATCCAATCCTAGCGAAGACGATGGTGCTTATCGTAAACACATGGCTAGGTTTCCCTTACATGATGATCCTATGTATGGGTCTATTGAAGGCGATTCCTGATGACCTATACGAAGCGTCTGCGATTGATGGTGCGAACTTCATCGATAACTTCAAGCGCATTACCTTCCCGTTGATGATTAAGCCACTAACACCGCTACTGATTGCAGCATTCGCATTTAACTTCAACAACTTCGTAATGATTCAGCTGTTGACGAACGGTGGTCCAAACATGATTGGTACTTCTGAACCAGCGGGTTACACAGACTTGCTTGTAAGCTACACGTACCGAATCGCGTTTGAAGGCGGCGGCGGTCAAGACTTCGGTCTAGCAAGTGCAATCGCAACGCTTATCTTCCTACTAGTAGGTGCCCTAGCGTTACTAAACCTTCGTTTCACTAAACTGTCTCAAGATTAAGGAGCACGACAATGGCTATGGTACAAGGTAAAAGCCTAAAATACCGAGTGTGGGCAACGCATATTGCGCTGTGGTGCTTCCTAGCACTGATTATCTTCCCACTATTGATGATCATCGCGATCTCATTCCGTGAAGGTAACTTTGCAACAGGTAGCTTGATTCCAGAGAACCCATCACTGGAACACTGGAAACTGGCACTGGGTATCCCAGTAACGAATGCCGATGGTTCGGTAACACCGCCTCCATTCCCAGTACTAACTTGGTTATGGAATTCAGTAAAAGTTGCTGGTATCACATCAATCTTGATTGTGGCACTGTCTACAACATCGGCTTACGCATTTGCTCGTATGCGCTTTAAAGGCAAAGAGACAATTCTAAAAGCGATGATGATTTTCCAGATGTTCCCAGCAGTATTGGCACTGGTTGCAATCTACGCGCTATTCGACAAACTGGGTCAGTACATTCCTTTCCTAGGCTTGAATACGCACGGCGGTCTTATCTTCTCTTACCTAGGGGGTATCGCACTGCACGTTTGGACAATCAAAGGTTACTTTGAAACGATTGATAACTCTCTAGAGGAAGCGGCAGCACTAGACGGTGCAACGCCATGGCAAGCATTCCGATTGGTACTACTACCACTGTCTGTGCCAATTCTAGCGGTAGTATTTATCCTATCGTTCATCGGGGTTGTTGGTGAGGTTCCGGTTGCGTCTATCCTGCTTTCAGATGTGAACTCTTATACACTAGCGGTTGGCATGCAGCAGTACCTATACCCACAAAACTACCTATGGGGTGACTTTGCGGCAGCAGCAGTACTATCAGCTCTTCCAATTACAATTGTCTTCCTACTAGCACAACGTTGGTTAGTTGGTGGTTTGACGGCAGGTGGTGTAAAAGGATAAGCTAGAGCTTATAAGAAAGACAAAGAGCGACCGCAAGGTCGCTCTATATTGGCATTTTTATTACATCATTTGGTTTGGCCGCCGATCAGTAATAAAAATAACCCTCAGGTTACGCATAGCTGGCTACTAATCAGGTTCCTTACGCTATTCAATGATTAGTGGTTTTTGTAACTCTAACCCAAGTATTTACTTGGGTTTTTTTATACCTGTTAGAAATCACATCTCTAATGACTAGTCACATCCTCTGTAGCGAGTCACAGAGTCAGTATAAGTAGGGAAAAGGGAATTGATACTTTGGTCAAAGCCTGCTGCGTGAGACTTCAATGAAAGTAATGCAACAATGATTCGTGTTGCATAAAAACTGTATGGCAAGGCAGTTTGGAGATACAGCGAGCTAGAGGAATAGGCGCTTATCAATAGTTCGCTATTTATAACTTGCTGAAATGTATTGGGTTATAGTTCTCTATTGGAAGGAGCGCAACCTAGGTGTTGTAGTAATACGTAGATACTCTCTTGGTCTAATGCGACGCGTCTGAAGAGGTCTGCGAAGGTGTTATCACCGCCAAAACACGCTTGGATATAATGGTTGATCTCTTCGTTGTTATAGCCTTCTACATACAGGGTCCTGACCCATTGATACTCAACCGCTTTTAGGTTGTTAAGGGTTGATTCACTCAAAGTAGTGCGCGTGACGCTCAAGAGTTGCTCCAGAAATACGTTGGTGTCCATGTAAGATGGCAGTATTTAAGCAGAGCTAAATGACGACTTTATTACAGTTATAATATTTTACAGCTTGGCTAGTTATGGAAGATGTAAGTTGAGGAAGGGGAGTCACGCACTTAAGAGTAAAGTGCGTAACCTTAAGAATTACTTCAAGTATTTAACGTGCGCTTCCATCTCTTCACCGATTTCTTTGCGCATGTTCATTAAGCGAACAGCAGAGTCTCGCAGTTCGATGTCTTCTTGAGTCTCTGGTACCCATTCTGGCACTTTGGTTGGTAAGCCATTCTCATCAACTGCAACCATGATAACAATACAGTGAGTCGTGAGACGGTTGTTGAGTTCTTTAGGATCACTTGCTTGAACATCAATAGCGATATGCATTGATGAAGACCCCGTATAGATGACTTTTGCGCTAACTTCGACCAAGTTACCCACGTGAATTGGCGCTACAAATCGGATACCACCTGCGTAAGCAGTGATACAGTATTTGCCACTCCAACCTGCTGAACACGCATAGGCCGCTAAGTCGATCCATTTCATCACGGCACCACCGTGAACTTTACCACCAAAATTGACATCTCCGGGCTCAGCTAAAAAGCGCAAAGTTACGTCGCGTTTTCCATTTTGACTACTGCTCATCTCTAGTCCTTTTAATTATTATCTTGGGCTGCAACAACTATGTTACTAACCAATAACATATACTTTAGTCGTAGGAATTAAAAGTAGAGTT contains these protein-coding regions:
- the malF gene encoding maltose ABC transporter permease MalF; this translates as MQSVQGTDAIPAPTSLPGSKSVFIKWGLLGSVGLINGYATILMYSRGELAFALLTVILTALALYVFGSKKTYAHRYIYPGIAGMILFILFPLAYTVGLAFTNYSAKNQLSLERTQTVLMDRTFQSGDSFPFTLYKTDNGHQIVVKDGEQLLATEEFSLDGLNVSDMDLKAIDSAQGEKEKIKTIIQNRTAISAVDFHLPSGEDIRMSGLRKFAAVVPLYTMQDDGETLYNNETGETLKPNMEVGFYQPVDENGAFVGNTISPGFVVEIGTANFERVWKDEGIKEPFISIFIWTVVFSICTVAFTLAIGLILANIVQWEELKGRAVYRVLLILPYAVPAFISILIFKGLFNQSFGEINMVLESIFGLKPNWFSDPILAKTMVLIVNTWLGFPYMMILCMGLLKAIPDDLYEASAIDGANFIDNFKRITFPLMIKPLTPLLIAAFAFNFNNFVMIQLLTNGGPNMIGTSEPAGYTDLLVSYTYRIAFEGGGGQDFGLASAIATLIFLLVGALALLNLRFTKLSQD
- the malE gene encoding maltose/maltodextrin ABC transporter substrate-binding protein MalE, with product MKNALSAVALGTIVALGSFGANAAIEEGQLTIWVGGDKAYEGMAEVGKRFEEDTGVKVTVAFPDKLEEKFSQVAAAGDGPDMIFYAHDRFGGFAEAGLLVDIKPSKETKEGIVDFAWDAVSYEGKTIAYPVAVESVSLIYNKALIKTPPKSWEEIPALNAELQKDGKKAIMWPLRGGAYFTWPLLAADGGYAFKQGAEGYDIKDAGVATKGVQKSLGFIEKMVKDKVISADMDYSVAESEFVAGNVAMTINGPWGWANIEKSGVDYGVATLPKFNGKASKPFVGVWAGGISTASPNRDLAVEFMENYLLTDEGLKSLNDDKPLGAVALNSFQRQLDSDTRIAATMDNAMNGEIMPNIPQFTTFWYSMEEAIGNVVDGRQTVDQALKAAETRMTK
- a CDS encoding restriction endonuclease subunit S domain-containing protein, with amino-acid sequence MSDFEKELELMSQEMGDEPEVKLPSLEEQKAVVAELKRLEAEGKLTPEVLEEHFGKFNQKNTPIH
- a CDS encoding acyl-CoA thioesterase, translating into MSSSQNGKRDVTLRFLAEPGDVNFGGKVHGGAVMKWIDLAAYACSAGWSGKYCITAYAGGIRFVAPIHVGNLVEVSAKVIYTGSSSMHIAIDVQASDPKELNNRLTTHCIVIMVAVDENGLPTKVPEWVPETQEDIELRDSAVRLMNMRKEIGEEMEAHVKYLK
- a CDS encoding methyl-accepting chemotaxis protein, with amino-acid sequence MFKLNSMSIKQKVVAGITFAVLASTVIVGAMAQRQARDVLSHRLIDIELPGLLERINGEVDREVSQLLLAAEQVASNEFIADAIATTDRDPSIEAKLVKQLNNVRNQYQLNDASVANRDTAYYWNQNGFLRQLNQQQDGWFFGFTQSGQPTMVSMFQEANGEVKMFANYQQPNGTAMSGLSKSMDDMVSLLNSFKIENTGFVFLTDSQGDVQIHRDRARSDSSLQQLYGAQASQLLNKSGFNLITTEYQGQELFVASLYVSSMDWFVIGVVPTSEVFAELDATAQKMLIMTVVVALAFIFMGFLLANSITKPIKLLSERFTDLGKGDGDLSQRIEVKGNDEIAQLSAGFNGFIEKIHLSMKEVCETSQALQVAAESVSSKAHITHDNSQEQRDQTIQVVAAINQMGMTISEIASNAATAAETATHASDNTEVGREVVNKAKDAISRLAQDIESTGQVIEQLASTTQDIGSILGVIRDISEQTNLLALNAAIEAARAGEQGRGFAVVADEVRNLASRTADSTEEIQKMINQLQSDAKDAVTAMSAGKIITMEGVTASDEAVEVLGGISDRILDITDRNTQVATATEEQSTVVHTINQNIEEINAINEVTTGTAEQLADASQELRSLSSRLDKMVGSFKL
- the malG gene encoding maltose ABC transporter permease MalG; the encoded protein is MAMVQGKSLKYRVWATHIALWCFLALIIFPLLMIIAISFREGNFATGSLIPENPSLEHWKLALGIPVTNADGSVTPPPFPVLTWLWNSVKVAGITSILIVALSTTSAYAFARMRFKGKETILKAMMIFQMFPAVLALVAIYALFDKLGQYIPFLGLNTHGGLIFSYLGGIALHVWTIKGYFETIDNSLEEAAALDGATPWQAFRLVLLPLSVPILAVVFILSFIGVVGEVPVASILLSDVNSYTLAVGMQQYLYPQNYLWGDFAAAAVLSALPITIVFLLAQRWLVGGLTAGGVKG
- the malK gene encoding maltose/maltodextrin ABC transporter ATP-binding protein MalK translates to MASVTLKNVYKSYGDVQISKDVNLEINEGEFVVFVGPSGCGKSTLLRCIAGLEDITSGDLYIGDERMNDVEPSKRGVGMVFQSYALYPHLNLYDNMSFGLKLAKADKAEIDKRVEHAAEILQLGHLLERQPKALSGGQRQRVAIGRTLVSQPNVFLLDEPLSNLDAALRVQMRSQITKLQRQLGCTMIYVTHDQVEAMTMADKIVVLDGGYVSQVGKPLDLYHYPQNRFVAGFIGSPKMNFMSVHIEAVESERVMVQLSNGMTFWVPVDGTTVNVGDRMSLGVRPEHLLSAENGDATIEGEVMIVEKLGNETQVYLNLESADADVIFRQPDTLDVEVGDKLAIGIPAHRCHLFHSDGKACRRLYVEKGTE